One Streptomyces sp. CG4 genomic window, GAAGTTCCTGGTCACGTCGGGTACCCGGACCGGTGCGACCAGCCGGTGGACGAGGGTCTGGGTGCCGTCGGGCGCGACGTCGTACAGCTTGGCGAACAGCACCAGTCTGTCGGCGGCGTCTGCGGAGTTCTGGACGCGCTCGGCCCTGGGCGAGACGACCTTCAGGGTGACCTGCGGTGCGCCGACGACGTCGACGTTCCCGGCGAGGGGGGCGCCGGTCCAGGCGAGGTAGGTGCCCTGGGTGTCGTACGGCGCCGGGTCGGGCAGGTTGAGGCTTCCGGCCAGGGAGCTTTCCGAATGGCTCGTCGGGACGGTCCAGTTGGTGTAACTGCGGCTGCCACGGGCCACCTTGGCGCGGTTGTCGACCAGTTTGCCGTCCCCGGAGAGGTAGAGGGTCCGGCTGAGGGCGGGGACCCGGTCGGCGGTGGCGTAGGTCCGTCCGGGGTCGGTGATCCAGTCGCGGTAGTAGGCGAAGGCGGGGCCGGTGTCGGTGTTCTTGTCCTGCCTCAGGTAGCGGTCGAACCAGGCGAGGATGCGGCGGCCGACGTAACTGGTCTCCAAGTTGCCCTGGACCAGGTTGAGTTCACCGGCGGCGGGGTCGGCGATGCCGCCGCTGTGGCCCCAGGACTGCCAGATCAGGGCGGTCGGGGTGCCCTGGGTCCTGAGGGTGCGGTAGCTGGCCGTCGCCTCATTGAGGTTGAACAGGGAGTCGGCCTGCCCCTGCACGAGCAGGGTGGGCGCCTGGACGCGGGAGAGGTACGTCGCCGGGGAGACGCGGCGGGCGAAGGCGAGCAGCCGGGCGGTGCGATCGGCCGGGTAGCTGCCGGTGTTGAGCGTGTGCACGGTGGTGCAGACGTCCGAGACGAAGTGCAGACAGGCCGCCGAGTTGATCCGGGTCGGGTCGAGGCTCGGGACGGTGAGCGGCTGGGTCTCGCCGCTCAGGTAGAAGCCGTTGGTCCACTGCCACTTGAAGGCGCCGGGCACGTCGCGGGTGCCGACGGCGTTGTTCGGGTCCAGGGAGTAGACGAGGTCGTTCCAGGTGAGGAGCGGGACGAGGGCGTCGACGCGGTGGTCGACGGAGGCGGTGGCCAGCTGGATCGCGCCGCCGTAGGAGCCGCCGATCATGCCGACGCGCGGGTCGCCGGGGGCGTCGAGGGTGACGAAGTCGGCGCGGGTGCCGTCGTCGGCGGAGCGCTTCCCGCCGAGGAAGTCGACCAGTTGGGCGGCGGCCCTGCCGTCGCTGTCGGGGTCGTCGAGGGAGATCAGGCAGCCGCTGTGGCCGAAGCCGAGGCCGGAGTAGACGAGGGAGACGTAGCCGCGCCCGGCGAAGGCCCTGGCGATGGCGTCGGTGGAGCCGTCCGACTTGCTGCCGCCGAAGCCGTTGGTGGCGAGCACGGCGGGCGCGGGGTGGGCGCGGTCCACTCCGGCGGGACGGTACAGGTCGGCGTCGACCGCGCAACTGCGGCCGCCGGCCCGCACGGTGAACTTCAGCGGGGTGACGGTGTACCGGCCGACCGCGTGGGCCGGGCCGCCGGCGAGCGCGAGGGGTGTGATGAGGGCCGCGCCGAGGAGGGCGGCGAGGACGGCTCGGGATCGGGACACCCGGCGGGGTGCCGGTCGGGGCAGACGTCGGGGCACGGGGACCTCCACACTGAGGCACACGAATTCCGACCAGTAGGTCTGGCCGAGGAGCATGCTGTGACACGTGTCAGGCGTGGGGCTATCCCGCTGCACGTGGTTTCTTGACGAAGATTCAGTGGACGGGTGGGCCAGGCACCCGGTGAACGCCGTGCGCAGTGATTAAGTTACGGTCACTCAGCGAACAGGTGGCGCCGCCCGGCGCATCAGCGGCGGTCACCCAGCGCATCGACGGCGCTCACCCGGCGATGTCGGCGAGCATCGGCTCAGCGCAGCGCCGGCTCGTCCAGCGTCAGCGTGCCGGAATCGGCATCGAGTTCGGCGACCGTCCCGAAGGGGACCGTCAGCGCGCCGTCACAGTGCCCGAATCCCAGCTCCTCGACGACCGGCACACCGAGTCCGCCGAGCCGGTCGGCGAGGACCGGGCGCAGCCGCTCGTACGGGCCGCAGTCGCGCCAGGATCCGAGCCCGATCCCGGCGACCCCGTCGAGCCAGCCGGAGCGCAGCAGCTGGGTCAGGAACCGGTCCATGCGGTACGGCGCTTCGCCGACGTCCTCCAGGAGCAGCAGCCCGCCCCGGGCGCCGGGCGCGCCGGACGGGGTGCCGAGGTCGGTGGCCAGCAGGCTCGGACAGCCGCCGAGCGTCACCCCTCTGGCCCGCCCCGGCGCCAGTGCCGCCCCGGCCGAGGCGAGCGTCCGCACCGTCTCCGGAGCGAACAGGGTGGCCCGCAGATGCTCCTGGGCACGGGCGCTCTTGATGAAGTCGGCTCCGGCGGCGTCCGGTCCGTACAGGCTGACCAGGCCGAGCCGGGTGGCGAACGCCTGGTGCAGGACGGTGGCGTCGCTGAATCCGACGAACACCTTGGGTCCGGCCGCGCGCATCGCCTCCCAGTCGAGCAGGTCGACCATGCGCTGGGCGCCGTAGCCGCCACGGGCGCACAGCACCGCGGCCACGGACGGGTCGCACCAGGCCCGCTGCAGGTCGGCCGCGCGGTCGGCGTCGCTGCCCGCGAGATAGCCCAACTCGCCGTGCGCATCGAGCACATGGGGTCCCAGCACGGGATCGAGATCCCAGCCCCGCAGCACATCGAGCCCCGCCTGGACACGTTCCTCGGGCACGGGCCCGCTGGGGGCGACGACGGCCACCCGGGCGCCCGGGGCCAGCCGTTCCGGCCGGGTCAGTTCCTTCACGTGTGCAGCTCCAGTCTCGGCACCTCGGGCACGTCCAGCCCGAACACCTGAGCATAAAGGGAGAGTTCGGCCTCCAGGGCGCGGACCATGGTGTCGGCCCGCCGGAACCCGTGCCCCTCGCCCTCGAAGGTCAGATAGGCGTGCGGCAGGCTCCGGCCCTCGATCCGGGCGAGGAAGCGTTCGCACTGGGCGGGCGGGCAGATGACGTCGTCCAGGCCCTGGAGCAGCAGGAACGGCACGGTGAGCCGGTCGGCGTGGGTGGTCGGCGAGCGCTCGGCGTACCGGGCGGGCACCTCGGCGAACGGCCCGATCAGCGACTCCAGATAGCGGGACTCGAAGTCGTGGGTCTCTTCCGGGCCCCAGGTGGCCAGGTCCAGGACGGGGTAGACGATGGTGCCGCAGGCGTAGACGTCGGTCGTGGTCAGGGAGGCGGCCGCGGTCCAGCCGCCCGCGCTGCCGCCGCGGATCGCGAGCCGGTCCGGGTCGGCGGTGCCCTCCTCGGCGAGGGCGCGGGCGACCGCCGCGCAGTCCTCGACGTCGACCACGCCCCACTGCTCGCGCAGTCGCTCACGGTAGGCGCGGCCGTATCCGGTGGAGCCGCCGTAGTTCACCTCGGCGACGCCGATGCCCCGGGAGGTGAAGTAGGCGATGGCCAGGTCCAGGACGAGCGGCGCCCGGCCGGTCGGGCCGCCGTGCGCCCAGATGACGTACGGCGCGGCCTGGCCGTCGGGCGCGGCCCGTTCGGGGTGGTGCGGCGGATAGACGTGAGCGTGCACCTCGCGGCCGTCCGGGCCGGTGAAGGTGCGGATCCGCGGCTCGGGGTAGTAAGCGGGGTCGACCGCGTCCCGGTGCCGGGCGCCGATGGCGCGGGCCCGGCCGGTGGTGGTGTCCAGCTCGACCACTTCGTACCCGGTGCGCGGGCTGGCGCCGACACCGACGACGCGCCCGCCGTGCACGGCGAGGGTGGCACCGAACTCGGTCCACGGTCCGGCGACGTCGACGATCTCCCCGGATTCCGTGTCCATGATCCCGAGTACGGCCGACCCGCGACCGTGGACGACCGCGAGCAGGCCGTTGTCCAGCGGCGCGAACCAGCGCAGGCCCGGCTTCCACAGCGGGCCCGCGAACTCCTCCTCGCGCGGACACAGCGGGGTGCCGTCCCGGTACAGGTTCCACCAGCCGCTGCGGTCGCTCGCGTACAGAAGACGGTTGTCCGCCGACCATTCGGCCTGTGCGATCGCCTCCCGCGGCCCGCCGGCGGCCGTGTGGACTGTCTGCAGTGTCCCGTCGACACCGATGTCGCCGACGAGCAGTTCGGTCCCGTCCCACGGCATCCCCGGATGGTCCCAGGCGAGCCAGGCCGCCCGGCGGCCGTCGGGCGAGACGCGGGGCCCGGTGACGAACCGGTGCCGCCCGTTGGTGAGTTCGCGTACGGCGGACCGGTCCTCGGCGGCGGACCCGTCCAGCGGTACGGCCGCCAGGACCCGTCGTACGTCCGAGGGGTGGTCCCCGGTGAACTCCTCCAGCACGCACCACACCTCGCCGCGCACGAGGTTCAGCCGCGGGTCCGCCCAGCGCAGGCCCGCGCCCAGCGCGGAGAGCGGGGTCAGCGGGCGCGGCGCGCCGCCGGGCTCGTACCGGTACAGCCGCTGGTCGGCGAAGTGCGTGAACACGACGAGCGGCGCGCCGCCGTGCACCGCCCCGGTCCAGGGCCGGCCGCCGTACTCCACCACGCGGTTGCGCACGTTCCACGGCGCGGGCAGGACGACCTCCTCGGTGCCCTCGGCCGTCCGCCGCACCAGCGCCCGGCGGCCGCCCTCGGCCGGGCGCGGCTCGGTCCACCACACCTCGTCCCCGACGAAGCCCACCCACTCCGGCTGCCCGTCGTGCGCGGCGGCCAGTGCCGCGTCGACCGGCGACGGCCACGATCCGTACGGCGCCGTCCGCACCCCGTCCCCCATCCCCTAGGCCGTCCGCAGGAAGCGGTCGAGCACCCGGACGCCGAAGTGCAGCGCCTCGACGGGCACGCGCTCGTCCACGCCGTGGAACAGCGCCTGGTAGTCGAGGCCTTCGGGCAGCTTCAGCGGGGCGAAACCATACCCGGTGATACCGAGCCGGGAGAACTGCTTGGCGTCCGTGCCGCCCGACATGCAGTACGGCACGACGTGCCCTTCGGGCGCGAACTCCTCGACGGCGGCCCGCATCCTCGCGAAGACCGGGGCGTCCACCGGCGCCTGCAGGGCCACCTCCCGGTGTGCGAACTCCCAGCTCACCTCCGGGCCCGTCAGCCGGTCGAGGGCGCTGGTGAACTCCCTCTCGGCGCCCGGCAGATACCGCCCGTCGACGAAGGCGACCGCCTCGCCGGGGATCACGTTCACCTTGTAACCGGCGTTCATCATGGTCGGGTTGGCGCTGTTGCGGACGGTCGCCTCCACCAGCTTGGCCGCCGGGCCGAGCTTCTCCAGCAGCCGGTCCACGTCCCTGAAGTCGGGTTCGATGCCGTACACGGCGGCGAGTTCGGCGAGCGCGGCCCGGACGGTCGGCGTCAGCCGGAGCGGCCACTCGTGCGCGCCGATACGGGTGACGGCGGCGGCGAGCCGGGTCACCGCGTTCTCCTTGTTCACCGTGGAGCCGTGCCCGGCCCGGCCGCGCGCGGTGAGCTTCAGCCAGCCGGTGCCCCGCTCCCCCGCCGCGATGGGATAGAGCTGCCGCCCGGCGCCGTCGTGGAAGGTGAAGCCACCGCACTCGCTGACGCCCTCGGTGCAGCCCTCGAACAGCTCCGGGTGGCTGTCGGCGAGGAATCCGGAGCCGTCCTCGGCGCTGGCCTCCTCGTCGGCGGTGAACGCGATGACGAGGTCCCGGCGGGGCCGTACGCCCTGCCGGGCCCAGCCGCGGACGACCGCGAGGATCATCGCGTCCATGTTCTTCATGTCGACGGCGCCCCGTCCCCACACCACCCCGTCGCGGATCTCGCCGGAGAAGGGGTGCACGCTCCAGTCGGCGGCCTCGGCGGGCACCACGTCGAGGTGACCGTGGACCAGCAGCGCGTCGGCGGACGGGTCGGTGCCCTCGATCCGGGCGACGACATTGGTACGGCCCGGGGTGCGCTCCAGCAGCAGCGGTTCCAGGCCCGCGCCGGCCAGCCGCTCGGCCGCGTACTCGGCCGCGGGCCGCTCCCGGCAGTCCCCGCCGCCCCGGTTGGTGGTGTCGATCCGGATCAGGCCGGAGGTGAACTCCACGACCTCGGCCAGGGACAGCTCGTCGGCCTGCAGGTCAGCCATACTGCTCCTCCACGGCGGCGGAGGCGATCGTGGTGACCGCCTTGAACGTCCTGATCCCCTCGTACATGCCGGCACTGGTGTACGCCACCTTCCGCTCCCCGATCCGCGCGACCCCGGGCACGACGGTGGCGGCCATCGCCAGGTGCTCCGCGTCGAACTCGACCGCGACGGTGAACGGCCCGGCCTCGACTGGTGCGTGACGCACCGCCAGCCGCGCCGCCTCCTTCGCGGCCGCGCGGATGTCGGCGGCGGTGCGAGCCGGGGTCCGGCACACCGCCGCGTACCGTGACACATGGTCCTTGACGGCGACCTTCAGCGCCTCGGGCGCATAGCCGAGCGCGTCCTCGCAGGCCACGTCGTCGCCGGTGACGAGGACGACGGGGACGCCGTACTCGGCGACGACGTGCGCGTTGAGCAGGCCCTCGCTGGCCCGGACGTCGTTCAGCCAGACCCCGGTGATCTGGTTGGCGAGGTAGGTGTGGGCGAGGACGCCCTCCATGCCGGCGCCCGCGTGGTAGCCGACGAACGCGATGCCGTCGACGTCTCCGTGCTGCACGCCCTCCACCATGGACAGCGCCTTGTGCCGTCCGGTGAGCATCTCGACCCGCTCGTCGAGATGCTCCAGCAGCAGGTTGCGCATGGACCAGTGGGCCTCGTTGACGAGCACCTGGTCGGCGCCGCCGTCGAAGAAGCCCTCCGCGGCGGCGTTCACGTCCGAGGTGAACATCGCCCGGCACCGCTCCCACTGCGGCGTCCCCGGCAGCACGTCGGCCGGCCAGGTGACGCCCGTGGCCCCCTCCATGTCGGCACTGATGAGGATCTTCATGCCGCTTCACGTTACGCCCCGGCGAGGGAACTTCCTACGAGGCGGGGAGGAGGTTGAGCGCACTCCCACCACGGGTGGCAGAGCCGCGTCAGCTTGCGGGCAGGCTGAACCGGTAGCCCTGCTGGGTCAGCCAGGGGAGCAGTTCGCGCAGGGCTGCCACGGTTTCGCTGCGGTCGCCGCCGCCGTCGTGCATGAGGATGATGCCGCCGGGACGCAGTTCCCGTTTCGCGGTGGCAAGGATCGAGGCGGCACCGGGGCGCGACCAGTCACGGGTGTCGACGGTCCAGCCCAGCGGGCGCAGGCCGGCCTGCTCGGCTATCTGGCGGTTTTCGGGGCTGAAGTCGCCGCCGGGGGCACGGAACCACCCGATCTGGGTGCCGGGCCCACCCGCCTTGCCGATCATGTCCTTGGCGTCGGTGATCTCGTGGACCTGCTGGTCGTGCGGGAGGGTGTGCATCGGCTGGGGGTGGTCCACGGTGTGGTCGCACAGCCGGTGGCCGTCGGCGATGATGCGCTTGACCATGTCGGGGTTCGCGGCGGCCTCCTTGCCGATCTGGCAGAAGGTCGCCTGCGCGTGGTACTGCGCGAGCAGGTCCAGGATTTCACCGGTGGCCGGCCCCGGGCCGTCGTCGAAGGTGAGTGCCACGCTCCGGCCTCCCGTCGCCGTGCTGTAGGCGATCGACGTGCTCGGGGCGCCGGCAGGGGCGGTCCGCGCGCCGGGGTCGGAAGCGGCACTCGCGCTCGTACCGATACCGGCCAGGGCGAACGAGACGGTGACCGCGCAGCCGAGAGCCACACGGCGCAGCAGGCGGACGGAGTTCGGGTTCGGCATTCTGTACTTGCTCCTGGCAATGCTGGCCATGGCGAGATGGCAACGAACGAGACCCCACGACGATGACCTAAAGTCGGACTAAAGCGAAGCATCCACCGATATTTGCGGCTTTTGTCACTATCGGGGCATGGTGACCCTGCGCTTCAGGGTGGCTACTTTTCGTCAACACGGGGCGGAGCGTGGACCGTCGGCTCAGACTTCGCGGGTCGGGCTCGGGGCTGCCCGCTGTTCCCATTTCGGTAGCCAGACGTTGACATCGGGTGAGTCCGTCCGTCTGGAGTCGAGGTAGTTGCGAAGTTCCCTGAGCGCGGGATGGAGGTTGTC contains:
- a CDS encoding polysaccharide deacetylase family protein, with the translated sequence MPNPNSVRLLRRVALGCAVTVSFALAGIGTSASAASDPGARTAPAGAPSTSIAYSTATGGRSVALTFDDGPGPATGEILDLLAQYHAQATFCQIGKEAAANPDMVKRIIADGHRLCDHTVDHPQPMHTLPHDQQVHEITDAKDMIGKAGGPGTQIGWFRAPGGDFSPENRQIAEQAGLRPLGWTVDTRDWSRPGAASILATAKRELRPGGIILMHDGGGDRSETVAALRELLPWLTQQGYRFSLPAS
- a CDS encoding prolyl oligopeptidase family serine peptidase translates to MGDGVRTAPYGSWPSPVDAALAAAHDGQPEWVGFVGDEVWWTEPRPAEGGRRALVRRTAEGTEEVVLPAPWNVRNRVVEYGGRPWTGAVHGGAPLVVFTHFADQRLYRYEPGGAPRPLTPLSALGAGLRWADPRLNLVRGEVWCVLEEFTGDHPSDVRRVLAAVPLDGSAAEDRSAVRELTNGRHRFVTGPRVSPDGRRAAWLAWDHPGMPWDGTELLVGDIGVDGTLQTVHTAAGGPREAIAQAEWSADNRLLYASDRSGWWNLYRDGTPLCPREEEFAGPLWKPGLRWFAPLDNGLLAVVHGRGSAVLGIMDTESGEIVDVAGPWTEFGATLAVHGGRVVGVGASPRTGYEVVELDTTTGRARAIGARHRDAVDPAYYPEPRIRTFTGPDGREVHAHVYPPHHPERAAPDGQAAPYVIWAHGGPTGRAPLVLDLAIAYFTSRGIGVAEVNYGGSTGYGRAYRERLREQWGVVDVEDCAAVARALAEEGTADPDRLAIRGGSAGGWTAAASLTTTDVYACGTIVYPVLDLATWGPEETHDFESRYLESLIGPFAEVPARYAERSPTTHADRLTVPFLLLQGLDDVICPPAQCERFLARIEGRSLPHAYLTFEGEGHGFRRADTMVRALEAELSLYAQVFGLDVPEVPRLELHT
- a CDS encoding M55 family metallopeptidase; amino-acid sequence: MKILISADMEGATGVTWPADVLPGTPQWERCRAMFTSDVNAAAEGFFDGGADQVLVNEAHWSMRNLLLEHLDERVEMLTGRHKALSMVEGVQHGDVDGIAFVGYHAGAGMEGVLAHTYLANQITGVWLNDVRASEGLLNAHVVAEYGVPVVLVTGDDVACEDALGYAPEALKVAVKDHVSRYAAVCRTPARTAADIRAAAKEAARLAVRHAPVEAGPFTVAVEFDAEHLAMAATVVPGVARIGERKVAYTSAGMYEGIRTFKAVTTIASAAVEEQYG
- a CDS encoding CocE/NonD family hydrolase is translated as MSRSRAVLAALLGAALITPLALAGGPAHAVGRYTVTPLKFTVRAGGRSCAVDADLYRPAGVDRAHPAPAVLATNGFGGSKSDGSTDAIARAFAGRGYVSLVYSGLGFGHSGCLISLDDPDSDGRAAAQLVDFLGGKRSADDGTRADFVTLDAPGDPRVGMIGGSYGGAIQLATASVDHRVDALVPLLTWNDLVYSLDPNNAVGTRDVPGAFKWQWTNGFYLSGETQPLTVPSLDPTRINSAACLHFVSDVCTTVHTLNTGSYPADRTARLLAFARRVSPATYLSRVQAPTLLVQGQADSLFNLNEATASYRTLRTQGTPTALIWQSWGHSGGIADPAAGELNLVQGNLETSYVGRRILAWFDRYLRQDKNTDTGPAFAYYRDWITDPGRTYATADRVPALSRTLYLSGDGKLVDNRAKVARGSRSYTNWTVPTSHSESSLAGSLNLPDPAPYDTQGTYLAWTGAPLAGNVDVVGAPQVTLKVVSPRAERVQNSADAADRLVLFAKLYDVAPDGTQTLVHRLVAPVRVPDVTRNFTVTLPGIVHRYAAGHRLRFVVAASDDAYFGNRGIKPVTVVSAPGDTGVLRLPVAGG
- a CDS encoding LD-carboxypeptidase, with the translated sequence MKELTRPERLAPGARVAVVAPSGPVPEERVQAGLDVLRGWDLDPVLGPHVLDAHGELGYLAGSDADRAADLQRAWCDPSVAAVLCARGGYGAQRMVDLLDWEAMRAAGPKVFVGFSDATVLHQAFATRLGLVSLYGPDAAGADFIKSARAQEHLRATLFAPETVRTLASAGAALAPGRARGVTLGGCPSLLATDLGTPSGAPGARGGLLLLEDVGEAPYRMDRFLTQLLRSGWLDGVAGIGLGSWRDCGPYERLRPVLADRLGGLGVPVVEELGFGHCDGALTVPFGTVAELDADSGTLTLDEPALR
- a CDS encoding M20/M25/M40 family metallo-hydrolase; protein product: MADLQADELSLAEVVEFTSGLIRIDTTNRGGGDCRERPAAEYAAERLAGAGLEPLLLERTPGRTNVVARIEGTDPSADALLVHGHLDVVPAEAADWSVHPFSGEIRDGVVWGRGAVDMKNMDAMILAVVRGWARQGVRPRRDLVIAFTADEEASAEDGSGFLADSHPELFEGCTEGVSECGGFTFHDGAGRQLYPIAAGERGTGWLKLTARGRAGHGSTVNKENAVTRLAAAVTRIGAHEWPLRLTPTVRAALAELAAVYGIEPDFRDVDRLLEKLGPAAKLVEATVRNSANPTMMNAGYKVNVIPGEAVAFVDGRYLPGAEREFTSALDRLTGPEVSWEFAHREVALQAPVDAPVFARMRAAVEEFAPEGHVVPYCMSGGTDAKQFSRLGITGYGFAPLKLPEGLDYQALFHGVDERVPVEALHFGVRVLDRFLRTA